A window from Bacillaceae bacterium S4-13-56 encodes these proteins:
- a CDS encoding transposase — translation MDRTKQNKAFKFRLLPNKEQAVFLAKTFGCVRFVYNKMLTERKGTYEKFKNDKEALKKQKFPTPAKYKGEFPFLKEVDSLALANAQINLQTTYKNFFEGNAEFPKFKNRKAKQSYTTNLVNGNIEKVAKLQEKTANQRKNFLHHKSKELASNFDAVVMEDLNMKGMSQALPSGKSVHSNGWSMFTTFLAYKLKEQGKQIVKIDKWFPSIKKCSCCGAEKPMSLSERTYHCSCGYVADRDYNSAINIKNEGLRLLALS, via the coding sequence ATGGATAGGACCAAACAAAACAAAGCTTTCAAATTTCGATTGTTGCCAAACAAAGAACAAGCCGTATTTTTAGCCAAAACTTTCGGCTGTGTTCGTTTTGTCTATAACAAGATGTTAACTGAACGCAAGGGAACCTATGAGAAGTTCAAAAACGATAAAGAAGCCCTTAAAAAGCAAAAGTTTCCGACTCCTGCAAAATATAAAGGTGAATTTCCATTCCTAAAAGAAGTGGATTCACTAGCCTTAGCGAACGCACAAATCAACTTGCAGACTACCTATAAGAATTTCTTTGAAGGAAATGCTGAATTTCCAAAGTTCAAGAACCGTAAAGCTAAACAATCCTACACAACTAACTTAGTCAATGGCAACATCGAGAAAGTGGCTAAACTACAAGAAAAGACAGCCAATCAACGTAAGAACTTTCTCCACCACAAATCAAAAGAATTAGCTTCTAATTTTGATGCTGTGGTGATGGAAGACTTGAACATGAAAGGAATGTCACAAGCCCTTCCCTCTGGAAAAAGCGTTCACAGCAATGGTTGGAGCATGTTCACCACTTTCTTAGCGTACAAGCTAAAAGAACAAGGGAAACAGATTGTGAAAATTGATAAGTGGTTTCCTTCCATTAAAAAATGTTCTTGTTGTGGTGCAGAAAAGCCTATGTCGCTATCTGAACGTACATATCATTGTTCATGTGGTTACGTGGCAGATCGTGACTACAATTCAGCTATCAACATCAAAAATGAAGGATTAAGATTATTAGCGTTATCATAG